The following proteins are encoded in a genomic region of Oceanisphaera profunda:
- the zapE gene encoding cell division protein ZapE: MFHDSGNHSAMSPSERYQADLQRADFVEDSAQQLAVRHLQRLYDKLLLPVLPTPRPSFWQQLTRQPAPPVETITGLYFWGGVGRGKTYLMDTFYDCLPFDNKLRVHFHHFMQRVHTELQSLNGQVDPLKVVAANLAKQARIICFDEFFVSDITDAMILGTLFEYLFAEGMILVATSNIPPDELYRNGLQRTRFLPAIALIKQHCSVVNVDSGVDYRLRTLQQANLYHWPLSAEATAALAEYFASLSLGDARWEQEIHVNHRPLMTIAEGAGVLYIDYEELCCTPRSQLDYIELARRYHTIIVANVRAMGPETSDAARRFIALVDEFYERRVKLIFSAAVPMKDLYHSGLLEFEFQRCLSRLIEMQSHEYLAREHLP; the protein is encoded by the coding sequence ATGTTCCATGATAGCGGTAATCATTCTGCCATGAGCCCCAGTGAACGATATCAGGCCGATTTGCAGCGTGCCGACTTTGTTGAAGACAGCGCCCAGCAATTGGCGGTACGCCATTTACAGCGTTTATATGATAAGTTGCTACTCCCAGTGTTGCCTACACCTCGGCCAAGTTTTTGGCAGCAGCTTACCCGTCAACCCGCTCCGCCTGTTGAGACCATCACTGGCCTGTATTTTTGGGGCGGCGTAGGGCGTGGTAAAACCTACTTGATGGATACCTTTTATGATTGTTTGCCCTTTGATAATAAACTCAGAGTGCACTTCCATCATTTTATGCAGCGAGTGCATACAGAGCTGCAAAGCTTGAACGGACAAGTGGATCCGCTAAAAGTGGTGGCCGCCAACTTAGCCAAACAAGCGCGCATTATTTGTTTCGATGAGTTTTTTGTCTCCGACATCACTGACGCCATGATTTTGGGCACCTTGTTTGAGTATTTGTTTGCTGAGGGCATGATTTTAGTGGCCACCTCTAACATTCCTCCTGACGAGCTCTATCGCAATGGCTTGCAAAGAACGCGCTTCTTACCGGCTATAGCGCTGATTAAACAGCATTGCAGCGTGGTAAATGTAGACTCAGGTGTTGATTATCGGCTGCGCACCCTGCAACAGGCCAATCTTTATCATTGGCCATTATCGGCTGAGGCGACGGCTGCGTTGGCGGAGTATTTTGCCAGCCTAAGTTTGGGTGATGCGCGCTGGGAGCAGGAAATTCACGTTAATCACAGACCCTTGATGACCATAGCCGAGGGCGCGGGCGTACTCTATATAGATTATGAAGAGTTGTGCTGTACCCCACGCTCTCAGCTTGATTATATTGAGCTGGCGCGGCGTTATCACACCATCATAGTGGCTAATGTAAGGGCGATGGGCCCTGAGACCAGCGATGCGGCGCGGCGCTTTATTGCCTTGGTGGATGAGTTTTACGAACGGCGCGTTAAGTTAATCTTCTCGGCGGCGGTGCCCATGAAGGATCTTTATCACTCCGGGCTGCTCGAATTTGAGTTTCAACGCTGTTTGTCACGACTGATTGAAATGCAATCCCACGAATATCTAGCCAGAGAGCACTTGCCATAG
- the rpsI gene encoding 30S ribosomal protein S9, protein MAETQYYGTGRRKSSTARVFVKPGSGNIVINKRSLDQYFGRETARMVVRQPLELVEMTEKFDLYITVSGGGISGQAGAIRHGITRALMQFDETLRASLRKAGFVTRDARKVERKKVGLHKARKRPQFSKR, encoded by the coding sequence ATGGCAGAAACTCAATACTACGGTACTGGTCGTCGTAAAAGCTCAACTGCACGAGTATTCGTGAAGCCGGGTAGCGGCAATATCGTAATTAACAAACGTTCTTTGGATCAGTACTTTGGCCGCGAAACTGCCCGTATGGTAGTTCGTCAGCCTTTAGAGCTGGTTGAAATGACCGAAAAATTTGATCTATACATCACTGTTTCTGGTGGTGGTATTTCTGGTCAGGCTGGCGCAATTCGTCACGGCATTACACGTGCCCTGATGCAATTCGACGAAACCCTGCGCGCTTCTCTGCGTAAAGCGGGCTTCGTTACCCGTGACGCTCGTAAAGTTGAGCGTAAGAAAGTTGGTCTGCATAAAGCACGTAAGCGTCCTCAGTTCTCCAAGCGTTAA
- a CDS encoding ATP-binding cassette domain-containing protein yields the protein MSQNLVEIKDLCFSHGERTLYDGISLQIPKGKITAIMGPSGIGKTTMLRLIGGQIKPSSGEILFDGQSIPKMGRARLYEQRQRMGMLFQSGALFTGMSVFDNVAFSLREHSGFPEAMIHTLVMMKLEAVGLRGAADLMPAELSGGMARRVALARAIAHDPELIMYDEPFAGQDPISMAVLVKLIAELNKAQGLTSIVVTHDVDEALGIADYAYVIANKKVIAAGTPDELRHSTDAQLVQFLEGQADGPVAFHYPAPSFRESLGHVN from the coding sequence TTGAGCCAGAACCTTGTTGAAATAAAGGATCTCTGCTTTAGCCATGGTGAGCGAACCTTATACGATGGCATCAGTTTGCAGATCCCTAAAGGTAAAATTACCGCCATTATGGGCCCCAGCGGCATCGGTAAAACCACCATGCTGCGCCTGATTGGCGGCCAGATTAAACCCAGCAGCGGTGAAATCCTATTTGATGGTCAGTCCATTCCCAAGATGGGCCGGGCGCGTTTATATGAACAACGCCAGCGCATGGGCATGTTATTTCAAAGTGGCGCGCTGTTTACCGGTATGTCGGTGTTCGATAACGTGGCTTTTTCGCTGCGCGAGCACAGTGGCTTTCCTGAAGCCATGATCCACACACTAGTGATGATGAAACTAGAAGCGGTGGGCTTGCGCGGTGCGGCAGATTTAATGCCTGCTGAGTTGTCCGGTGGCATGGCTCGCCGTGTGGCCTTGGCCCGCGCCATTGCCCATGATCCCGAGTTAATCATGTACGATGAGCCTTTTGCCGGTCAGGATCCAATCAGCATGGCGGTACTGGTAAAGCTTATCGCCGAGCTAAATAAAGCCCAAGGTTTAACCTCGATTGTGGTAACCCACGATGTAGACGAGGCGCTGGGCATTGCCGATTATGCCTACGTGATTGCCAATAAAAAGGTGATTGCCGCCGGCACCCCTGATGAGCTGCGCCACAGCACAGACGCGCAATTGGTACAGTTTTTAGAAGGTCAGGCGGATGGGCCAGTAGCATTTCATTATCCCGCACCGTCATTTAGGGAGTCGTTAGGCCATGTTAATTAA
- the mlaC gene encoding phospholipid-binding protein MlaC, producing the protein MKKLLISGLLVLAGTWAPLVSALTLNEPYQLMTEVAQNTFDRLNSEQRQIKADPKYLRTIVREEMLPGVDVRFSAFRVIGKQLNNTTPAQRDAFVNAFSEYLVVTYADALAAYDQQTLDIGKGNVGKDDQLVSIPVSVLEPNKPTINLEFKLRKNNRTGEWKVFDMIAEGISLLSAKQSELSGLIRQKGIDNVTQDLLAHTNKPVTALERKE; encoded by the coding sequence ATGAAAAAATTATTAATATCAGGACTATTAGTCCTAGCAGGTACTTGGGCGCCCTTAGTCAGTGCGTTGACATTGAACGAACCTTACCAGCTGATGACTGAGGTCGCACAAAACACCTTTGATCGACTGAACAGCGAACAACGCCAGATCAAAGCCGACCCTAAATACTTACGCACCATAGTGCGTGAAGAAATGCTGCCCGGCGTGGATGTGCGCTTTTCGGCGTTTCGCGTGATAGGCAAGCAGCTCAACAACACTACACCGGCCCAGCGTGATGCGTTTGTGAATGCTTTTAGTGAGTACTTAGTAGTGACCTATGCGGATGCCTTAGCCGCCTATGACCAGCAAACTTTAGATATTGGCAAAGGTAACGTGGGTAAAGACGACCAGTTGGTGTCTATTCCGGTTAGCGTGTTAGAGCCGAATAAACCGACCATTAACCTTGAATTTAAACTGCGTAAAAACAACCGCACCGGCGAGTGGAAGGTGTTTGATATGATAGCCGAGGGCATTAGTTTGCTGTCTGCTAAGCAGTCTGAGTTGAGCGGTCTTATCCGTCAAAAAGGCATCGATAACGTTACTCAAGACTTATTGGCGCACACCAATAAGCCGGTGACGGCGCTGGAACGTAAAGAATGA
- the mlaE gene encoding lipid asymmetry maintenance ABC transporter permease subunit MlaE, producing the protein MLINVIGRLGRQGVASLTSGGRAGIMLVQALIGKPRPKKHFPLLVEQLYVVGVQSVAIILVSGLFIGMVLALQGYNVLVDFGAEGMLGPLVSLSLLRELGPVVTGLLFAGRAGSALTAELGLMKSTEQLSSLEMMGVDPLRRVVAPRFWAGMISMPLLALMFSLVGIWGAKLVGVDWLGVDAGGFWSAMQAAVDFKQDIMQGFIKTMVFALVVTWIALFNGYDAKPTAAGISQATTRTVVHSSLAVLGLDFVLTVVMFG; encoded by the coding sequence ATGTTAATTAATGTTATAGGTCGCCTCGGCCGCCAAGGCGTGGCCAGCCTTACTTCTGGTGGGCGCGCTGGCATCATGTTGGTGCAGGCCCTCATTGGTAAGCCACGACCGAAGAAACATTTTCCATTGCTGGTTGAGCAATTATACGTAGTGGGTGTGCAGTCGGTGGCCATTATCTTGGTATCCGGTCTGTTTATCGGCATGGTGCTGGCGCTACAAGGCTACAACGTCTTGGTAGACTTTGGTGCTGAGGGCATGCTGGGGCCATTAGTATCTTTATCTTTACTACGCGAATTAGGCCCTGTGGTGACCGGTTTGCTGTTTGCGGGTCGTGCGGGCTCTGCGTTAACGGCTGAGCTTGGCTTAATGAAAAGCACCGAGCAGTTATCTAGCCTGGAAATGATGGGTGTTGACCCACTGCGTCGCGTCGTCGCGCCGCGTTTTTGGGCTGGCATGATCAGCATGCCGCTGTTAGCGCTGATGTTTAGCCTAGTGGGTATCTGGGGTGCCAAGCTGGTGGGCGTAGATTGGTTAGGCGTTGATGCCGGCGGTTTTTGGTCGGCCATGCAAGCGGCAGTAGATTTTAAACAAGACATTATGCAAGGCTTTATCAAGACGATGGTGTTTGCCTTGGTAGTAACCTGGATTGCTTTGTTTAACGGTTATGATGCTAAGCCCACGGCGGCCGGCATCAGTCAGGCCACGACGCGTACCGTGGTTCATTCTTCTTTGGCGGTATTGGGGCTAGATTTCGTGCTCACCGTCGTTATGTTTGGATAA
- the murA gene encoding UDP-N-acetylglucosamine 1-carboxyvinyltransferase, with the protein MDKFKIQGPCRLAGDVTISGAKNAALPILFGTLLCDQAITLSNVPKLKDVDTTLQLLASMGLTVAEQDDSYVISGAVNSHIAPYELVRTMRASILALGPLVARFGQADVSLPGGCAIGARPVNLHIHGLEQMGAEINVVDGYIKARVDGRLKGAHILMDMVSVTGTENLMMAAVLAEGRTTIENAAREPEVVDLANFLNALGAKIQGIGQDTLIIDGVEALHGGEYRVQPDRIETGTFLVGAAVTGGDVTCHNTDPHLLEAVLVKLKEAGAEITTGADWIRLNMTDRVLKPVDIKTAPYPAFPTDMQAQFTVLNAVAKGVGHVTETIFENRFMHVPELNRMGASIELHGNMAICGDTEQLTGATVMATDLRASASLVLAGFVAEGTTFVDRIYHIDRGYEVIEDKLSALGGKIERIKG; encoded by the coding sequence ATGGACAAATTTAAAATACAAGGCCCTTGTCGGCTAGCCGGCGATGTCACTATTTCTGGCGCTAAAAATGCGGCTTTGCCGATCTTATTTGGCACCTTGTTGTGTGACCAAGCGATCACCTTGTCGAACGTGCCAAAACTGAAAGACGTAGACACCACGCTGCAACTGTTGGCCTCCATGGGCTTAACGGTAGCGGAGCAAGATGACAGCTACGTGATTTCTGGCGCCGTGAACAGCCATATCGCCCCTTATGAGCTAGTGCGCACCATGCGAGCCTCTATCTTGGCCTTGGGGCCATTAGTGGCGCGCTTTGGACAGGCAGATGTGTCTTTGCCCGGCGGTTGTGCCATAGGTGCCCGTCCGGTGAATTTACACATTCACGGTCTGGAGCAAATGGGCGCGGAAATTAACGTGGTTGATGGCTACATTAAAGCCCGCGTTGATGGTCGCTTAAAAGGCGCGCACATCCTGATGGACATGGTGAGCGTGACCGGCACCGAAAACCTGATGATGGCTGCGGTATTAGCCGAAGGCCGTACCACCATTGAGAACGCGGCCCGTGAGCCAGAAGTAGTGGACTTAGCCAACTTCTTAAATGCACTGGGTGCCAAAATTCAAGGCATAGGCCAAGACACGCTAATTATCGATGGCGTAGAAGCCTTGCATGGCGGTGAGTATCGCGTGCAACCGGATCGTATCGAAACGGGTACCTTCTTGGTGGGCGCGGCTGTCACCGGTGGTGATGTGACCTGTCACAACACAGATCCGCATCTGCTAGAAGCGGTACTGGTGAAGCTCAAAGAAGCGGGTGCCGAGATTACTACCGGTGCAGACTGGATCCGTCTCAACATGACCGACCGAGTATTGAAACCGGTGGACATTAAAACCGCGCCTTACCCGGCTTTCCCAACCGATATGCAAGCCCAGTTTACTGTGCTGAATGCGGTCGCCAAAGGCGTGGGTCATGTGACTGAAACCATCTTTGAAAACCGTTTTATGCACGTGCCTGAGCTAAACCGCATGGGTGCCAGCATTGAATTACACGGTAATATGGCGATCTGTGGCGATACCGAGCAGCTCACCGGTGCCACTGTTATGGCCACGGATCTGCGCGCTTCTGCAAGCTTAGTGCTGGCCGGCTTTGTAGCCGAAGGCACCACCTTTGTGGACCGGATTTATCATATCGACCGCGGCTATGAAGTGATCGAAGATAAACTGTCTGCCCTCGGCGGCAAGATAGAGCGCATTAAAGGCTAA
- a CDS encoding BolA family protein: MSLNESSTTQQSINEQVEQLLRQALSLDEVYIKSEGSHFNVIAVSADFADMSRLKRQQSINGPLRELIAENTIHALTVKTFTPEQWARERKFIMPS, translated from the coding sequence ATGAGCCTGAATGAATCCAGTACTACTCAACAAAGTATTAATGAACAAGTAGAACAGTTATTGCGCCAAGCCTTGAGCTTGGACGAAGTGTATATCAAGAGCGAAGGCAGTCACTTTAACGTGATTGCGGTGTCAGCTGATTTTGCCGACATGAGCCGCCTTAAGCGGCAGCAGTCCATTAATGGTCCATTACGGGAATTGATTGCCGAAAATACCATTCATGCCCTGACCGTGAAGACCTTTACCCCTGAGCAATGGGCTCGGGAACGAAAATTTATTATGCCTTCCTAA
- the rplM gene encoding 50S ribosomal protein L13 encodes MKTFVAKPETVKRDWYVVDAEGKTLGRLASEIALRLRGKHKPEYTPHVDCGDYIVVVNAEKIQVTGNKAEGKIYYSHSGFPGGLKSITFEKLIVRKPEMVIESAVRGMLPRGPLGRAMFRKMKVFVGAQHNHAAQQPQVLDI; translated from the coding sequence ATGAAAACTTTTGTTGCTAAGCCAGAAACCGTAAAGCGTGACTGGTATGTTGTTGATGCAGAAGGCAAAACTCTGGGTCGTTTGGCCTCTGAGATTGCGCTTCGTCTGCGTGGTAAGCATAAGCCGGAATATACTCCGCACGTTGACTGTGGCGATTACATCGTTGTAGTAAATGCTGAGAAAATTCAGGTAACCGGTAATAAAGCCGAAGGCAAAATTTACTATTCTCACTCCGGTTTTCCGGGTGGTTTGAAATCAATCACTTTCGAAAAGCTGATTGTACGCAAGCCAGAGATGGTCATTGAGTCTGCCGTTCGCGGCATGCTGCCTCGTGGCCCACTGGGTCGTGCTATGTTCCGCAAGATGAAAGTCTTTGTGGGCGCGCAGCACAACCACGCGGCGCAACAACCTCAAGTACTGGACATCTAA
- a CDS encoding STAS domain-containing protein — translation MKLSQPLTLPLTKAQLPTYWAQRAELFSQNKADLSAVREIDSIGLAFLVQWSQSLAADARPLTLSTPPASFYPLADLYGVGEFFAPTDNLVESQNEPE, via the coding sequence ATGAAATTGAGCCAGCCATTAACCCTGCCATTAACTAAAGCGCAATTGCCCACATATTGGGCTCAGCGTGCCGAGCTGTTTAGCCAAAATAAAGCAGACTTAAGCGCAGTGCGTGAGATTGACTCAATTGGCTTGGCGTTTTTGGTACAGTGGAGTCAGTCGTTGGCCGCGGATGCGCGGCCATTAACGCTGTCTACGCCGCCAGCGAGTTTTTATCCGCTGGCCGATTTATATGGCGTCGGTGAATTTTTTGCGCCGACCGATAACCTTGTCGAGAGCCAAAATGAGCCTGAATGA
- a CDS encoding Do family serine endopeptidase — MKSRLPLVSALALSIGLAVIPAAQAALPLAAGSDIRSLAPVLEKVTPAVVNISVSGNKVSRQVLPEPFRFFFGPEMQGEQVQERPFQALGSGVIVDAKKGYVITNNHVISDADKILITLMDGQEYEAELIGGDKQSDIALLKVDAKDLVEIEFADSDQLRVGDFAIAIGNPFGLGQTVTSGIISALGRSGLNVENLENFIQTDAAINSGNSGGALLDLEGKLVGINTAILGPNGGNIGIGFAIPANMVKSLTEQIIEYGEVRRGVLGVMGGELTSELARTFGYRSQHGAFVSQVIEDSSADKAGLKAGDIIISLDNKPVRSFSELRAKVATMGADKTVNLGIYRDGKKQEIEVTLARAEDENVAANTLNESLEGATLAKAETKDGVKGVKVTEVAPRSPAAMSGLEKGDVIIGVNRKRIKNIAQLRKIIEAKPDVIALNIQRGNSSLYLVLR, encoded by the coding sequence ATGAAATCTCGACTCCCTTTGGTGTCAGCTTTGGCACTGAGTATTGGCTTAGCCGTCATACCCGCCGCCCAAGCGGCATTGCCCTTGGCGGCGGGTAGCGATATTCGCAGCCTAGCCCCGGTGCTGGAAAAAGTGACCCCTGCGGTGGTCAATATCTCTGTGTCTGGTAATAAAGTCAGTCGGCAAGTGTTGCCCGAGCCGTTTCGCTTCTTCTTTGGGCCCGAGATGCAGGGTGAACAGGTACAAGAACGTCCGTTTCAAGCACTCGGGTCAGGCGTAATTGTTGATGCTAAAAAAGGCTATGTAATCACCAATAATCACGTAATCTCTGATGCAGATAAAATCCTGATAACCTTGATGGATGGTCAAGAATACGAAGCCGAATTAATTGGCGGCGATAAACAAAGCGATATCGCCCTATTAAAGGTAGATGCCAAAGATTTAGTCGAAATCGAATTTGCCGACTCAGATCAGCTGCGAGTCGGTGACTTTGCCATTGCCATCGGCAACCCCTTTGGCCTCGGCCAAACCGTGACTTCCGGCATTATCAGCGCCTTGGGCCGCTCTGGCTTAAATGTCGAAAATCTTGAAAACTTTATTCAAACCGATGCCGCTATTAACTCCGGCAACTCAGGCGGCGCCCTGCTCGATCTGGAAGGTAAGCTGGTGGGCATTAATACCGCCATCTTAGGCCCCAACGGCGGCAATATCGGCATCGGCTTTGCGATTCCTGCCAATATGGTGAAAAGCCTGACGGAACAGATCATTGAATACGGCGAAGTGCGCCGTGGCGTGCTGGGCGTGATGGGCGGCGAGCTAACTTCTGAACTGGCACGCACCTTTGGCTATCGTAGCCAGCACGGGGCTTTCGTCAGTCAGGTAATCGAAGACTCTTCCGCTGATAAAGCGGGCTTAAAAGCCGGTGACATTATTATCAGCTTAGATAATAAACCGGTGCGCTCTTTTAGCGAGTTACGCGCTAAAGTCGCCACTATGGGCGCCGATAAAACCGTGAACTTAGGCATATACCGCGACGGTAAAAAGCAAGAAATTGAAGTGACTTTGGCCCGCGCCGAAGACGAAAATGTTGCCGCCAACACCTTAAACGAATCACTCGAAGGCGCGACGCTGGCCAAAGCCGAGACCAAAGATGGCGTGAAAGGTGTGAAAGTGACCGAGGTGGCACCGCGCTCGCCGGCGGCCATGTCTGGGCTGGAAAAAGGTGATGTTATTATCGGCGTTAACCGTAAGCGGATAAAAAATATCGCCCAATTACGCAAGATAATAGAAGCAAAACCTGACGTGATAGCACTGAATATTCAGCGTGGTAACTCTTCTTTGTATTTAGTATTGAGATAG
- the degS gene encoding outer membrane-stress sensor serine endopeptidase DegS, with translation MRLLAPLKFIVQAVAFGILMALLLLVVFPQLKTQPFEHWWRNQQVGVSSFSYAANRAGPAVVNIYTRSFQRGDAAPELSSTSLGSGVIMTDQGYVLTNYHVIADADQVIVALQDGRILNGEVTGFDVPTDLAVLKISAEQLPVIPQDNELAPQVGDIVLAIGNPYNVGQTITQGIISATGRSGLSSMGPDSNGRQDLLQTDAAINAGNSGGALINVYGEIVGINTASFQSLAHQESYGINFAIPYALAQRIMQELISHGRVIRGYLGISGADIPPLMAQLLKMGERTGLFVEGINETGPAAKAGILVEDVLLKLDGEPIRNTRHAMDMIAETKPGSTIIATVLRQGKLMTLPINIEEDKRFQRLR, from the coding sequence ATGCGCTTACTTGCACCGCTAAAGTTTATTGTTCAGGCCGTTGCCTTCGGGATACTGATGGCGTTATTGCTATTGGTGGTGTTCCCGCAACTTAAGACTCAGCCTTTTGAACATTGGTGGCGCAACCAACAGGTGGGCGTCTCCAGCTTCTCCTATGCGGCCAACCGTGCCGGCCCCGCCGTGGTCAATATTTACACTCGCAGTTTTCAGCGCGGCGATGCCGCACCCGAGCTAAGCTCCACCAGTTTAGGCTCAGGCGTGATCATGACCGACCAAGGTTATGTGTTAACAAATTATCATGTGATCGCCGACGCGGATCAGGTAATAGTGGCGCTGCAAGATGGCCGCATTCTTAACGGCGAAGTCACCGGCTTTGATGTACCCACGGATTTAGCGGTGTTAAAGATTAGTGCCGAGCAATTACCGGTGATCCCACAAGACAATGAACTGGCGCCGCAAGTGGGCGATATTGTACTGGCTATCGGCAACCCTTATAACGTGGGGCAAACCATTACCCAAGGCATTATTAGTGCCACGGGCCGCTCTGGCTTATCGAGCATGGGGCCAGACAGCAATGGCCGCCAAGACTTACTGCAAACCGACGCCGCCATTAATGCCGGTAACTCCGGCGGCGCGCTCATTAACGTCTACGGGGAAATCGTCGGTATTAATACCGCCTCTTTTCAAAGCTTGGCCCATCAAGAAAGCTACGGTATTAACTTTGCTATTCCCTACGCGTTAGCCCAGCGCATTATGCAAGAGCTGATCAGCCACGGCCGCGTGATCCGCGGTTACTTAGGTATAAGCGGTGCCGATATACCGCCGCTAATGGCGCAATTACTGAAAATGGGTGAGCGTACCGGCTTATTTGTAGAAGGCATTAACGAAACCGGCCCTGCCGCCAAGGCCGGTATCTTGGTCGAGGATGTGTTACTGAAATTAGACGGTGAGCCGATTCGTAATACTCGTCACGCCATGGATATGATTGCCGAAACCAAGCCTGGCAGCACTATAATCGCCACCGTGCTGCGCCAAGGTAAACTGATGACCTTACCCATTAATATTGAAGAAGATAAACGTTTTCAGCGCTTGCGCTGA
- the mlaD gene encoding outer membrane lipid asymmetry maintenance protein MlaD: MKYSKLEFSVGCFMLAGIGALLLLAFKVAGINVQGQGESYTLYAKFDNIGGLKARSPVKVGGVVVGRVSNISLDAKDQTPVVTLSVNSNAGEFSQSSTAAIQTSGLLGEQYLALSPGFIDEDMGIGMLKDGDFIGDTQSALVLEELIGKFIYSIGDK; the protein is encoded by the coding sequence ATGAAATACAGCAAACTGGAATTCAGTGTTGGCTGCTTTATGTTAGCCGGAATTGGCGCCTTACTTTTACTCGCTTTTAAAGTGGCGGGCATTAATGTACAAGGCCAAGGAGAAAGTTATACCCTCTATGCTAAGTTCGATAATATTGGTGGCTTAAAAGCCCGCTCGCCAGTCAAAGTCGGGGGCGTGGTGGTGGGGCGCGTGAGTAACATTAGCTTGGACGCCAAAGATCAAACCCCAGTGGTGACCTTAAGCGTGAATAGCAATGCGGGAGAATTCTCACAAAGTAGTACCGCCGCCATTCAAACTTCTGGCCTGTTAGGCGAGCAGTATCTGGCGTTAAGCCCAGGCTTTATTGATGAAGATATGGGTATTGGCATGCTCAAGGATGGTGATTTTATTGGCGACACTCAATCAGCCTTGGTACTGGAAGAGTTGATCGGTAAGTTCATATATTCAATTGGTGATAAATAA
- the petA gene encoding ubiquinol-cytochrome c reductase iron-sulfur subunit: MSNAPVNTGRRRFLTWSTTVVGGVGAAFAAVPFIASWNPSAKAKAAGAPVEVDVSKVEPGQLIRVEWRGKPVWVVRRNQETLDSLTKLDDQLRDPDSAEPQQPDYAQNAYRSIKPELLVTVGICTHLGCSPTYLQDTFGEQVQGVTSGFFCPCHGSKFDMAGRVFKSVPAPLNLVIPPYYYVNDATILVGEDGEGA, encoded by the coding sequence ATGAGCAATGCGCCAGTTAATACCGGTCGCCGCAGATTTCTAACCTGGTCAACCACAGTCGTGGGTGGGGTTGGAGCTGCTTTTGCCGCGGTACCTTTTATTGCTTCTTGGAATCCCAGCGCAAAAGCGAAAGCTGCCGGGGCACCTGTAGAAGTAGATGTGAGCAAAGTTGAACCGGGTCAGTTAATCCGAGTAGAGTGGCGTGGTAAGCCCGTATGGGTGGTCCGTCGTAACCAAGAGACGCTTGATTCGCTGACTAAGCTTGATGATCAGTTACGGGATCCCGATTCCGCTGAGCCACAACAGCCAGACTATGCACAAAACGCATATCGCTCGATCAAACCTGAATTACTCGTGACCGTAGGGATTTGTACCCACCTTGGGTGCTCACCTACTTACTTGCAAGATACCTTTGGTGAGCAGGTTCAGGGAGTGACCTCTGGTTTCTTCTGCCCTTGTCACGGTTCCAAGTTTGATATGGCCGGTCGCGTTTTCAAAAGCGTTCCTGCGCCATTGAACTTGGTGATCCCCCCTTATTATTATGTCAACGACGCCACAATTTTAGTGGGCGAAGACGGCGAAGGAGCCTAA